One genomic region from Halococcus qingdaonensis encodes:
- a CDS encoding SDR family oxidoreductase, whose amino-acid sequence MSDLLDGQTAVITGAASGNGRGIARQFAEEGADVVVADIREEDRLGGQPTHELLEAETDVRAKYVECDVTDSESLENAVGATEEFGGIDVMVNNAGIIGPQKPLTEVGYDEYRQLMEINLDGVYFGTQAAAAAMINQEEGGSIVNMASAAGFEGYPNLTPYSTAKGGVRLFSYAAAADLGQHDIRVNSIHPGQIETAMTAEDMAPDDSEGSERTEQGDQASPSIPLGRPGSPEEVGDVVVFLASDLASYVTGESILIDGGLTNTG is encoded by the coding sequence ATGTCCGATCTGTTGGACGGTCAGACAGCCGTGATCACCGGGGCAGCGAGCGGGAACGGGCGCGGCATCGCCCGGCAGTTCGCCGAGGAGGGCGCGGACGTCGTGGTCGCCGACATCCGGGAGGAGGACCGTCTCGGCGGGCAGCCGACGCACGAACTGCTCGAAGCCGAGACCGACGTTCGCGCGAAATACGTCGAGTGCGACGTGACCGACAGCGAATCGCTGGAAAATGCGGTCGGGGCGACCGAGGAGTTCGGCGGGATCGACGTGATGGTCAACAATGCGGGGATCATCGGTCCGCAGAAACCGCTCACGGAGGTCGGTTACGACGAGTACCGGCAGCTCATGGAGATCAATCTGGATGGGGTCTATTTCGGGACCCAAGCCGCAGCGGCGGCGATGATCAATCAGGAGGAAGGCGGCTCGATCGTCAACATGGCGAGCGCGGCCGGTTTCGAGGGCTACCCGAACCTCACACCGTACTCGACCGCGAAAGGCGGTGTTCGGCTGTTCTCGTACGCCGCGGCGGCCGATCTCGGTCAGCACGACATTCGCGTCAATTCGATCCATCCGGGTCAGATCGAGACCGCGATGACCGCCGAGGACATGGCACCCGACGACTCCGAGGGGAGCGAACGGACGGAGCAGGGCGATCAAGCGTCCCCTAGTATCCCGCTCGGTCGGCCCGGCTCACCCGAGGAGGTCGGTGACGTCGTCGTGTTCCTGGCGAGCGATCTCGCGAGCTACGTCACCGGCGAATCGATCCTCATCGACGGCGGACTGACCAACACCGGGTAG
- a CDS encoding ORC1-type DNA replication protein, whose protein sequence is MAEDGILSWDESIFRDEHVFEIDYLPETFRHRDTQLEGLQYALRPAVRGSRPLNAMVRGPPGTGKTTAIQKLFGELDGRRGVRTVRVNCQVDSTRYAVFSRIFEQLFEYEPPASGVSFKSLFKQITDHLTDEDEILTVCLDDVNYLFYEGEASETLYSLLRAHETHAGAKIGVLLVSSDLDLDVIAELDGRVQSVFRPEEVFFPAYDEDAIVDILGERVERGFRNGVLAPPVLDRVAALTAETGDLRVGIDLLRRAGLNAERRASDAVESEDVETAYETARHVHLSRRVRGLSEPERTLLTTIADHDGERAGAVYEAFQEATGLGYTRYSELVNKLDSVGLVDADYTTVEGRGRSRELSLSYDADAIRDRL, encoded by the coding sequence ATGGCCGAGGACGGCATACTCTCGTGGGACGAGTCGATCTTCCGTGACGAGCACGTCTTCGAGATCGACTACCTGCCCGAGACCTTCCGGCATCGCGACACGCAGCTGGAGGGGCTGCAGTACGCGCTCCGGCCCGCCGTCCGGGGCTCGCGCCCGCTCAACGCGATGGTGCGCGGACCGCCCGGGACGGGGAAGACGACCGCGATTCAGAAGCTGTTCGGCGAGCTCGACGGCCGGCGCGGGGTTCGAACCGTCCGCGTCAACTGTCAGGTGGACTCGACGCGCTACGCGGTCTTCTCGCGGATCTTCGAGCAGCTCTTCGAGTACGAACCGCCGGCCAGCGGCGTCTCGTTCAAGAGCCTGTTCAAGCAGATCACCGACCACCTCACCGACGAGGACGAGATCTTGACCGTGTGTCTCGACGACGTGAACTACCTCTTCTACGAGGGCGAGGCCTCCGAGACGCTCTACTCGTTACTCAGGGCCCACGAGACGCACGCGGGCGCGAAGATCGGCGTGCTGCTCGTTTCCTCGGATCTCGATCTCGACGTGATCGCCGAACTCGACGGCCGCGTCCAGAGCGTCTTCCGCCCGGAGGAGGTGTTCTTCCCGGCCTACGACGAGGACGCGATCGTCGACATCCTCGGCGAGCGCGTCGAGCGCGGTTTCCGCAATGGCGTTCTCGCACCCCCCGTCCTGGATCGGGTGGCCGCCCTCACCGCCGAGACGGGTGATCTGCGGGTCGGGATCGATCTCCTCCGGCGGGCAGGGTTAAACGCCGAACGCCGTGCGAGCGACGCCGTGGAGAGCGAGGACGTCGAGACGGCCTACGAGACGGCCAGACACGTCCACCTCTCGCGGCGCGTTCGCGGGCTGTCCGAGCCCGAGCGAACGCTCCTAACGACGATCGCCGACCACGACGGCGAGCGCGCCGGCGCGGTCTACGAGGCCTTTCAGGAAGCGACGGGGCTCGGCTACACCCGCTATTCGGAACTGGTCAACAAACTCGATAGCGTTGGGCTGGTCGACGCCGATTACACCACCGTCGAGGGCCGCGGGCGCTCGCGCGAGCTGTCGCTTTCCTACGATGCCGACGCGATCCGCGATCGTCTCTGA
- the tatC gene encoding twin-arginine translocase subunit TatC, with the protein MAESTGTGVTDGESAPIDDTEMPLADHIEEMIKRLAIVLVVMALVSGIVFPVADDLINFIWYELLPGPMGPGAAKPRVYDPLALILARLKVSSLAGFVIALPLFVFQTYRFMRPGLYPNERRYYLAAVPTSLILAIAGVGFAFYLVLPVIFTYFLQYSEGVTTIAFGLTETFGLMTLLMGFFALVFQIPLFVMLAIMMGVTSRAWLASKRLYFWGAFLGLSFLFSPDPTGMAPILVAATMITLFEGTLLLLRWTGSE; encoded by the coding sequence ATGGCCGAGTCGACGGGGACGGGTGTCACCGACGGCGAGAGCGCGCCGATCGACGACACCGAGATGCCGCTTGCCGACCACATCGAGGAGATGATCAAGCGCCTGGCGATCGTGCTGGTCGTCATGGCGCTGGTCAGCGGCATCGTCTTCCCCGTCGCCGACGACCTCATCAACTTCATCTGGTACGAGCTGCTGCCGGGACCGATGGGACCAGGAGCGGCCAAACCACGCGTCTACGACCCGCTCGCGCTAATTCTCGCCCGACTCAAGGTCTCATCGCTCGCTGGTTTCGTGATCGCGCTCCCACTCTTCGTCTTTCAGACCTATCGGTTCATGCGCCCCGGGCTCTACCCGAACGAACGCCGCTACTATCTCGCGGCCGTGCCGACGAGCCTCATCCTCGCGATCGCCGGCGTCGGTTTCGCGTTCTACCTCGTCCTCCCCGTGATCTTCACCTACTTCCTCCAGTACTCCGAGGGCGTGACAACGATCGCGTTCGGGCTGACCGAGACGTTCGGGCTGATGACGCTGCTGATGGGCTTTTTCGCGCTCGTCTTCCAGATCCCGCTGTTCGTGATGCTCGCGATCATGATGGGTGTCACCTCGCGGGCCTGGCTCGCGAGCAAACGGCTCTACTTCTGGGGGGCCTTTCTCGGGCTCTCCTTCCTGTTCAGCCCCGACCCGACCGGGATGGCCCCCATCCTCGTCGCGGCGACGATGATCACCCTGTTCGAGGGCACACTACTACTACTCCGCTGGACGGGGAGCGAGTAG
- a CDS encoding twin-arginine translocase subunit TatC yields the protein MSGAVDDDVRRSVARGRETLGALLSAAQTHLQKVAIVFLVAFLGSFYALWLYVWDRLKTDLFARLPPAVAKQTSVVATTPFDVPLLQVKIALFVAAFVSLPVLLYYSRDALKTRGYWPRIGGRWKAALVVVIAALLFVLGASYGYFVFFPLMFEFLASNSVAVGFQPTYSIVLWAQFILLLSISFGIAAQLPLVMTGLSLSEIVPYETFREKWKYAIVAAFGFGALFSPPDPFTQVLWALPIILLYVLSLGLTRFVVTLQRGGSAVSVRGVVRDRWLRIFGIPTLIAGGVAGAIVAGFGGYFNQVIVPQIPFFAPEEPVFKYIGPLLGLPRDAAIAVVATAIFLALVVLALVYYLYRAIESAAAEPGRPDSPATIDVGALDEAGVRAAPAEAFAEMSEEEATAQASMAMSDGDPNKAQAILDRFDDAQTPDDEDADQSDEEFPDEFEPAVEDQETEEPEGNALTRTTAGMVDSFTAEETTEEDIGGYYYDIAFVLNSLRSRAFLLFGLFMAVLAGTFIWLSQGGIGGIRSDFLTRLPAAVRPESVGVVELHPVEALVFEIKLSTLLAALAVLPFFLYWAWPALRERGLAGGDRRVLFAWAGAMLASLVGGVAVGYTTVAPTVISWLAADVVGSNMVVAYRISAAGWLVFFTTAGIGLLAMIPVTMVLFHRGGLVLYGAMRNRWREVTVGVFAFTAYVSPRGVFMMFIIGIPIMLCYGLGLGLLWIYTLGGRRTTRSQRESAD from the coding sequence ATGTCCGGAGCCGTCGACGACGACGTTCGCCGCTCGGTCGCGCGCGGACGGGAGACGCTGGGTGCGCTGCTGTCGGCCGCCCAGACGCATCTCCAGAAGGTCGCGATCGTCTTCCTCGTCGCCTTCCTCGGCTCGTTCTACGCGCTCTGGCTCTACGTCTGGGATCGCCTCAAAACCGATCTCTTCGCTCGACTGCCGCCCGCGGTCGCCAAACAGACCTCGGTCGTCGCCACGACGCCGTTCGACGTGCCGCTCCTCCAGGTGAAGATCGCGCTGTTCGTCGCCGCGTTCGTCTCGCTGCCGGTCCTGCTCTACTACTCGCGCGACGCGCTCAAGACCCGCGGCTACTGGCCGCGGATCGGCGGCCGCTGGAAGGCCGCGCTCGTCGTGGTCATCGCCGCGCTGTTGTTCGTTCTCGGCGCATCGTACGGCTATTTCGTCTTCTTCCCGCTGATGTTCGAGTTCCTCGCGTCGAACTCCGTCGCGGTCGGCTTCCAACCGACCTACTCGATCGTGCTCTGGGCACAGTTCATCCTCCTGCTCTCCATCTCGTTCGGTATCGCCGCCCAGCTCCCGCTCGTGATGACCGGGCTCTCGCTGTCGGAGATCGTCCCCTACGAGACCTTCCGCGAGAAGTGGAAGTACGCCATCGTCGCCGCCTTCGGCTTCGGCGCGCTGTTCTCGCCGCCGGACCCGTTCACGCAGGTGCTCTGGGCGCTGCCGATCATCCTCCTCTACGTGCTCAGCCTCGGCCTCACGCGCTTCGTCGTGACGCTCCAGCGCGGCGGGAGCGCCGTCAGCGTTCGCGGGGTCGTCCGCGATCGCTGGCTGCGAATCTTCGGTATCCCCACGCTGATCGCCGGCGGCGTCGCCGGTGCCATCGTCGCCGGTTTCGGCGGCTACTTCAACCAGGTGATCGTCCCACAGATCCCGTTCTTCGCGCCCGAGGAGCCGGTGTTCAAGTACATCGGTCCGCTGCTCGGCCTGCCGCGGGACGCGGCCATCGCGGTCGTCGCGACCGCGATCTTCCTCGCGCTGGTCGTCCTCGCGCTCGTCTACTACCTCTACCGCGCCATCGAGAGCGCTGCCGCCGAACCAGGTCGCCCCGACAGCCCCGCGACGATCGACGTCGGCGCGCTCGACGAGGCGGGCGTCCGGGCCGCACCGGCCGAGGCGTTCGCCGAAATGAGCGAAGAGGAGGCGACCGCACAGGCGAGCATGGCGATGAGCGACGGCGATCCGAACAAGGCACAGGCGATCCTCGATCGCTTCGACGACGCACAGACGCCGGACGACGAGGACGCCGACCAGTCGGACGAGGAGTTCCCCGACGAGTTCGAGCCGGCCGTCGAGGACCAAGAGACCGAGGAACCCGAGGGCAACGCGCTCACCCGGACGACCGCCGGGATGGTCGATTCGTTCACCGCCGAGGAGACGACCGAGGAGGACATCGGCGGCTACTACTACGACATCGCGTTCGTCCTCAACAGCCTGCGCTCGCGGGCCTTCCTCCTCTTCGGGCTGTTCATGGCCGTGCTCGCCGGTACGTTCATCTGGCTCTCGCAGGGCGGTATCGGCGGGATCCGGTCGGACTTCCTCACGCGACTGCCGGCGGCCGTCCGCCCCGAGAGCGTCGGCGTCGTCGAACTGCATCCTGTGGAGGCGCTCGTCTTCGAGATCAAGCTCAGCACCCTCCTGGCGGCGCTCGCCGTGCTCCCCTTCTTCCTCTACTGGGCGTGGCCGGCGCTCCGTGAACGTGGCCTGGCCGGCGGCGACAGACGGGTGCTGTTCGCGTGGGCCGGTGCAATGTTGGCGAGTCTCGTCGGCGGCGTCGCCGTCGGCTACACTACCGTGGCCCCCACGGTCATCTCGTGGCTTGCCGCTGATGTCGTCGGCTCGAACATGGTGGTCGCCTATCGGATCAGCGCCGCAGGCTGGCTCGTCTTCTTCACGACCGCCGGTATCGGCCTGCTCGCGATGATCCCCGTGACGATGGTGCTGTTCCATCGCGGGGGGTTGGTGCTCTACGGCGCGATGCGCAACCGCTGGCGCGAGGTGACGGTCGGCGTGTTCGCGTTCACCGCCTACGTCTCGCCGCGCGGCGTGTTCATGATGTTCATCATCGGTATCCCGATCATGCTCTGCTACGGGCTCGGACTCGGCCTGCTCTGGATATACACCCTCGGCGGGCGGCGGACGACGCGGAGCCAGCGCGAGAGCGCCGACTGA
- a CDS encoding queuosine precursor transporter has translation MSDRGASGVQVALIALFTTALVTAQLTATKVLAFSIPFSLPIVGSELILPGASLAYALTFLASDCYSELYGRRSAHVLVNLGFAMNIVLLVLVWATIAAPAAASSAVDPGTFAAVLGASTNVVLGSLLAYLVSQNWDVFVFHRLKEYTDGRALWLRNVGSTATSQAIDTVIFVGVAFYLAPELLGVGSALPPSILLGLGIGQYLLKLLIALFDTPAVYAIVGYARSRTMAGSTAGAD, from the coding sequence ATGAGCGATCGCGGGGCCTCCGGCGTCCAGGTCGCGCTGATCGCCCTCTTTACCACGGCGCTCGTGACCGCCCAGCTCACCGCGACGAAGGTGCTCGCGTTCTCGATCCCGTTCTCGCTGCCGATCGTCGGTTCGGAGCTGATCCTCCCGGGTGCGTCGCTCGCCTACGCGCTGACCTTCCTCGCCTCCGACTGCTACTCGGAGCTGTACGGCCGGCGGTCGGCGCACGTCCTCGTCAACCTCGGCTTCGCGATGAACATCGTGCTCCTGGTCCTGGTCTGGGCGACGATCGCCGCCCCCGCCGCGGCCAGCAGCGCGGTCGATCCTGGAACGTTCGCCGCGGTGCTCGGCGCGAGCACCAACGTCGTCCTGGGAAGCCTGCTCGCCTATCTCGTGAGCCAGAACTGGGACGTGTTCGTCTTCCACCGGCTCAAGGAGTACACCGACGGGCGCGCGCTCTGGCTGCGCAACGTCGGCTCGACGGCGACGAGTCAGGCGATCGACACCGTGATCTTCGTCGGCGTCGCCTTCTATCTCGCGCCCGAACTGCTCGGCGTCGGCAGCGCGCTCCCGCCGTCGATCCTGCTCGGCCTCGGGATCGGTCAGTACCTGCTCAAACTCCTCATCGCGCTGTTCGACACACCCGCGGTCTACGCCATCGTCGGCTACGCACGCTCGCGGACGATGGCCGGGTCGACGGCTGGTGCCGACTAA
- a CDS encoding IMPACT family protein produces MSETYRTVRGRGEAAFEERGSRFIGYIAPAETVADAEEFVAAIENEHPDASHNVPAYRVRADPLREYASDDGEPGGSAGKPALTVLEREELENVAAVVTRYYGGTNLGVGGLARAYGRAVKLALDDAGTVEQRPHERLRLTVDYDDSGTVRGILESSDVEFQAEYEERASFAVRVPSDDAEELRERLLSATSGRAELESVDGE; encoded by the coding sequence ATGAGCGAGACCTATCGCACGGTCAGGGGGCGCGGCGAGGCGGCCTTCGAGGAGCGCGGCTCGCGGTTCATCGGTTACATCGCGCCCGCCGAAACGGTCGCCGACGCCGAAGAATTCGTCGCCGCTATCGAGAACGAACATCCAGACGCGTCGCACAACGTGCCGGCCTATCGGGTGCGCGCCGATCCGCTCAGGGAGTACGCGAGCGACGACGGCGAGCCCGGCGGGTCGGCCGGCAAACCCGCGCTCACGGTCCTGGAACGCGAGGAACTGGAGAACGTCGCGGCGGTCGTCACGCGCTACTACGGCGGGACGAACCTCGGCGTCGGCGGACTCGCCCGTGCATACGGCCGGGCGGTGAAGCTCGCGCTCGACGACGCCGGAACCGTCGAACAGCGCCCGCACGAACGACTTCGTCTCACTGTCGACTACGACGACTCGGGGACTGTTCGTGGGATCCTCGAAAGCAGTGACGTGGAGTTCCAGGCCGAGTACGAAGAGCGGGCGAGTTTCGCGGTACGCGTACCGAGCGACGACGCCGAGGAGCTGCGCGAGCGACTGCTGAGCGCGACCAGCGGCCGGGCGGAGCTGGAGTCGGTCGACGGCGAGTGA
- a CDS encoding amino acid-binding protein codes for MFDEIMAKFAGSPGQQAVVRLLLERGFSVSSEGRVVSGGIEIPNTQIATEVGVDRRVVDSTTDTLLDDDELRPIFQNISAVPSLKDLAPVLDLSVLTVAVGDAEGVGIVARVTTVIADHDVSIRQTISEDPEFTDEPRLSIITDEPLPGDVLTEIRELPFVRKLELE; via the coding sequence ATGTTCGACGAGATCATGGCGAAGTTCGCTGGCAGTCCGGGCCAGCAGGCGGTCGTCAGGCTACTGCTCGAACGCGGCTTCTCGGTCAGTTCGGAGGGTCGGGTGGTCTCGGGCGGCATCGAGATCCCGAACACACAGATCGCGACCGAGGTCGGCGTCGACAGGAGAGTCGTCGATTCGACGACCGACACGCTGCTTGACGACGACGAACTGCGCCCGATTTTTCAGAATATTTCGGCGGTCCCCAGTTTGAAGGACCTCGCGCCGGTGCTCGATCTCTCGGTTCTCACGGTTGCAGTCGGCGACGCCGAAGGGGTGGGCATCGTCGCTCGCGTCACGACCGTGATCGCCGATCACGACGTCTCGATCCGCCAGACGATCAGCGAGGACCCCGAGTTCACCGACGAACCGCGGCTGTCGATCATCACCGACGAACCGCTGCCCGGTGACGTGTTGACCGAGATCCGCGAGCTCCCGTTCGTCCGCAAGCTCGAACTCGAATGA